The Gemmata palustris genome includes a region encoding these proteins:
- a CDS encoding alpha/beta hydrolase, with protein sequence MRRWLAAPVAFAAAIGLSTLHTAPVAAQPKGEAPAEESFLTADGVQLKGLFHATTKDAATAPVVILLYPPGPDRDMTKGDWAGLAGRLNESGYHVFRFDWRGHGKSTDIKDPKKFWTNPFLNGGAVNFNGYIKGGPPKKPLKNELFFKDLSPTRADRYLPAYLNDLAAVRVHLDSKNDNKTLNCSSIYLIGAGDAATLGVAWLAAEWQRPAVFPKEGQLGVGVPGYDYVPQPLVGQLQTEGGQDISGAVWLSPSRPPSISEANAKKWISTYAPKIRENNPMLFLYADKDAVGKKQSEFFYNEVLVGDPRRAKAFNLNPIDQTFIKEVKGGNTLSGAKLLDNNSELKVQDTIIQFIAAIQKQRAKVPSKNRNFSTPYFINARDFGLTP encoded by the coding sequence ATGCGACGCTGGTTAGCTGCCCCGGTTGCGTTCGCTGCGGCGATCGGGCTCTCGACCCTGCACACCGCACCGGTCGCGGCGCAGCCGAAGGGCGAGGCACCGGCCGAGGAATCGTTTTTGACGGCGGACGGCGTGCAACTGAAGGGCCTGTTCCACGCCACCACCAAGGACGCGGCGACCGCGCCGGTGGTGATCCTCCTGTACCCGCCCGGGCCGGACCGGGACATGACGAAGGGGGACTGGGCCGGTCTCGCCGGGCGCCTCAACGAGTCGGGGTACCACGTGTTCCGGTTCGACTGGCGCGGGCACGGCAAGAGCACGGACATCAAGGACCCGAAGAAGTTCTGGACCAACCCGTTCTTGAACGGGGGCGCCGTTAATTTCAACGGGTACATCAAGGGCGGCCCCCCGAAGAAGCCGCTCAAGAACGAACTGTTTTTCAAAGATCTGAGCCCGACTCGGGCCGACCGGTACCTCCCGGCATACCTCAACGACCTGGCCGCGGTCCGCGTCCACCTCGACTCGAAGAACGACAACAAGACTCTGAATTGTAGTTCGATTTACTTGATCGGGGCCGGTGACGCGGCCACCCTGGGCGTCGCGTGGCTCGCGGCCGAGTGGCAGCGCCCGGCGGTGTTCCCGAAAGAGGGCCAGTTGGGGGTGGGCGTGCCCGGCTACGACTACGTGCCGCAACCCCTCGTCGGGCAACTCCAGACGGAGGGCGGGCAGGACATCTCGGGTGCCGTGTGGCTCAGCCCCAGCCGCCCGCCCTCCATCTCCGAAGCGAACGCGAAAAAATGGATCAGCACTTACGCGCCCAAGATCCGCGAGAACAACCCGATGCTGTTCCTCTACGCGGACAAAGACGCGGTCGGGAAAAAACAGAGCGAGTTCTTCTACAACGAAGTGCTGGTCGGCGACCCGCGGCGGGCCAAGGCGTTCAACCTCAACCCCATCGATCAGACGTTCATTAAGGAAGTAAAGGGCGGGAACACCCTGAGCGGCGCGAAATTGCTCGACAACAACTCCGAACTGAAGGTCCAGGATACCATCATCCAGTTCATAGCGGCGATCCAAAAGCAGCGCGCCAAAGTGCCGTCGAAGAACCGCAACTTCAGCACACCGTACTTCATCAACGCTCGGGATTTCGGCTTGACCCCGTAA
- a CDS encoding sugar phosphate isomerase/epimerase family protein: MQLGFVSAILGDQPLEQVLAFAADEGFSCVELMCWPPGRADRRYAGVTHLDVTNFTDEAAASVQDLLRIHRVNISGLGYYPNPLDPDPAHRALVCDHLIKVIEAAAKLNVGLVNTFIGRDPAGTVNANFDLVKQVWPRVLDAANEAGVRIGIEHCPMLFSENEWPGGKNVAFSPALWRRLFDTFPDAPLGLNFDPSHLVWQFIDCGRAVREFGSRIVHVHAKDERVDSARLYDVGVLGLGWHVPKLPGLGDVKWGEFFAALTDVGYTGPVCIEVEDRAFEGSLAERQRALRQSRKFLEQFIG; encoded by the coding sequence ATGCAACTCGGATTCGTGTCGGCCATCCTGGGCGATCAACCGCTCGAGCAGGTGTTAGCGTTCGCGGCGGACGAAGGGTTCTCGTGCGTCGAACTGATGTGCTGGCCGCCGGGCCGCGCCGACCGGCGGTACGCGGGCGTCACGCACCTCGACGTGACGAACTTCACCGACGAGGCCGCCGCGAGCGTTCAGGATCTGCTCCGTATCCACCGCGTGAACATCTCCGGCCTGGGTTATTACCCGAACCCACTCGACCCGGACCCCGCGCACCGGGCTCTGGTGTGCGACCATTTAATCAAAGTGATCGAGGCGGCCGCGAAGCTCAACGTAGGCCTAGTGAACACGTTCATCGGGCGCGACCCGGCCGGCACGGTGAACGCGAACTTCGACCTCGTCAAACAGGTGTGGCCGCGCGTGCTGGACGCCGCGAACGAGGCCGGTGTGCGGATCGGCATCGAGCACTGCCCGATGCTGTTCAGTGAGAACGAGTGGCCCGGCGGTAAAAACGTCGCGTTCAGCCCGGCCCTCTGGCGGCGCCTGTTCGACACGTTCCCGGACGCGCCCCTCGGACTAAACTTCGACCCGTCGCACCTGGTCTGGCAGTTCATCGATTGCGGGCGCGCCGTGCGCGAGTTCGGGTCGCGCATCGTCCACGTTCACGCGAAGGACGAGCGCGTCGATTCGGCCCGGCTCTACGACGTGGGCGTTCTCGGGCTGGGCTGGCACGTGCCGAAGCTGCCGGGGCTGGGCGACGTCAAATGGGGCGAGTTCTTCGCCGCACTGACGGATGTGGGATACACCGGCCCGGTGTGCATTGAAGTGGAGGACCGGGCGTTCGAGGGCTCGCTCGCCGAGCGCCAGCGCGCGCTCCGCCAGAGCCGCAAGTTTCTCGAACAGTTCATCGGGTAA
- a CDS encoding BON domain-containing protein: protein MHRFKTWVWVVAIAGATAHPAFAQNTGNTGNTGTSGTSGTSTGSTLGSSIGSSLGSSTLTGSSSAIQTVTAPDPPSAPTGTATSSSAKSNFLSGYFANPYYQGINNKASSTPGGFGAALYGTTGATGTTGRTGATGARGTQSTANQSGILIPLPVQIHYAAQMRFPTPPVPAIKLQTDLRGIIDAGGFANSKSVQIIADGNNVILRGTVKDDEEARLAEGLVRLTPGVGNITNELTFPVASK, encoded by the coding sequence GTGCATAGATTCAAAACTTGGGTATGGGTAGTCGCGATTGCGGGCGCAACAGCGCACCCCGCGTTCGCGCAGAACACCGGAAACACTGGGAATACCGGGACGAGTGGAACCAGCGGAACCAGCACCGGGAGCACTTTAGGGAGCAGTATCGGCAGCAGCCTGGGGAGCAGCACCCTGACCGGGTCGTCGTCGGCGATTCAAACGGTTACGGCCCCGGACCCGCCCAGCGCCCCGACCGGAACCGCGACCAGCTCGTCCGCGAAATCGAACTTCCTCTCGGGCTATTTCGCGAACCCGTATTACCAGGGGATTAACAACAAAGCGAGCTCCACCCCAGGGGGCTTCGGTGCGGCGCTTTACGGCACTACGGGCGCAACAGGCACGACCGGCCGGACGGGGGCCACGGGCGCCCGCGGCACGCAGAGCACTGCTAACCAGAGTGGCATTCTGATTCCGCTCCCGGTCCAGATCCACTACGCCGCTCAGATGCGGTTCCCCACGCCCCCCGTTCCTGCCATCAAGTTGCAGACGGACCTCCGGGGCATCATTGACGCGGGCGGATTTGCGAACTCGAAGAGCGTGCAAATCATCGCCGACGGGAACAACGTGATCCTCCGCGGGACCGTAAAAGATGACGAAGAGGCCCGACTCGCTGAAGGGCTCGTGCGCCTCACGCCCGGGGTCGGTAACATCACGAACGAGCTCACGTTCCCGGTCGCGAGCAAGTAA
- a CDS encoding 2Fe-2S iron-sulfur cluster-binding protein encodes MAGVNPYIQKGPAPKATQPFKVTFVDESTGQSTEVAVDPATFPLGHIGLEGSVLDIADGAGLEINHSCGGVCACSTCHVRIEKGGASCSRATENEEDELDKAPDLSPESRLACQCVPNGTQDLIVLIPKWNRNEVKEAAH; translated from the coding sequence ATGGCGGGCGTTAACCCGTATATCCAGAAGGGGCCGGCGCCGAAGGCGACTCAGCCGTTCAAGGTCACATTCGTGGACGAATCGACGGGTCAATCGACCGAGGTTGCGGTCGATCCGGCCACGTTCCCACTCGGACACATCGGTCTGGAAGGCAGCGTTTTGGACATCGCCGACGGCGCGGGCCTTGAGATCAATCACTCGTGCGGCGGCGTGTGTGCGTGCTCGACGTGCCACGTGCGCATCGAGAAGGGCGGCGCGAGTTGCTCGCGCGCGACGGAAAACGAGGAAGACGAACTGGACAAGGCCCCGGACCTGTCGCCGGAGTCGCGGCTCGCGTGCCAGTGCGTGCCCAACGGCACCCAGGACCTGATCGTGCTCATCCCCAAGTGGAACCGGAACGAAGTCAAGGAAGCCGCCCACTGA